The following coding sequences lie in one Sorghum bicolor cultivar BTx623 chromosome 6, Sorghum_bicolor_NCBIv3, whole genome shotgun sequence genomic window:
- the LOC8072300 gene encoding uncharacterized protein LOC8072300, with protein sequence MAAAMGAVRVLCGAEKERVVGTHKAPGACPRCGSAVVAVDVESERRILGLPLCLKSKRKYSCTRCFRRLVTLYS encoded by the coding sequence ATGGCGGCGGCGATGGGCGCGGTGCGGGTGCTGTGCGGCGCGGAGAAGGAGCGGGTGGTGGGAACGCACAAGGCGCCCGGGGCGTGCCCACGCTGCGGCAGCGCCGTGGTGGCCGTGGACGTGGAGAGCGAGCGGCGGATCCTGGGCCTGCCGCTGTGCCTCAAGAGCAAGCGCAAGTACTCCTGCACCAGGTGCTTCCGCCGCCTCGTCACCCTCTACAGCTAG
- the LOC8072301 gene encoding mannosyl-oligosaccharide 1,2-alpha-mannosidase MNS1: MARRSSSSSSGAWRYLNPAYYLKRPKRLALLFFVFVAATFAFWDRQSLVSEYESEISRLEDDINRLHDQLRKAGVHLDENPVVSNRNSRKDLVEIDPVNNERREKVKEAMLHAWNSYVKYAWGMDELQPQSKNGINSFGGLGATLVDSLDTLYIMGLKDEFEKARDWVAESLDFDKDYDASVFETTIRVVGGLLSAYDLSGDKVFLEKAKDITDRLLPAWDTTSGIPYNRINLAHGRAHNPGWTNGDSILADSGTEQLEFIALSQRTGDPKYQQKAENVITQLQKIYPSDGLLPIYINPHSGTASYSTITFGAMGDSFYEYLLKVWVQGNKTEHVKHYRQMWETSMEGLLSLTKKTTPSNYYYICEKNGGSLSDKMDELACFAPGMLALGASGYGPEKSEQIMNLAKELARTCYNFYQTTPTKLAGENYFFHTGQDMSVGTSWNILRPETVESLMYLWRLTGNKTYQDWGWDIFQAFEKNSRIESGYVGLRDVNTGEKDNMMQSFFLAETLKYLYLLFSPPSVISFDEWVFNTEAHPLRIVPVNDNKGIGTPVRPFGRKQGKPE; the protein is encoded by the exons ATGGCTCGGCGGTCGTCTTCCTCGTCGTCGGGGGCCTGGCGGTACCTGAACCCGGCGTACTACCTCAAGCGGCCCAAGCGCCTGGCGCTCctcttcttcgtcttcgtcgCGGCCACCTTCGCCTTCTGGGACCGCCAGTCGCTCGTCAGCGAGTACGAG TCTGAGATTTCCCGATTAGAAGATGATATAAATCGGTTGCATGACCAG CTAAGAAAGGCTGGAGTTCATCTGGATGAAAATCCAGTAGTAAGCAACAGGAATTCCAGAAAAGATCTTGTAGAAATTGATCCTGTCAATAATGAAAGGCGGGAAAAAGTTAAAGAGGCAATGCTCCATGCTTGGAATTCTTATGTGAAGTATGCCTGGGGAATGGATGAGCTTCAG CCACAATCGAAGAATGGTATCAATAGCTTCGGTGGTCTTGGAGCAACCCTTGTTGACTCACTTGATACGCTGTATATAATGGGCCTGAAAGATGAATTTGAGAAAGCTAGAGA CTGGGTGGCGGAGTCATTAGACTTTGACAAGGATTATGATGCAAGTGTTTTTGAAACGACCATAAG GGTTGTTGGAGGTCTGCTTAGTGCATACGATCTATCTGGTGATAAAGTATTTCTTGAGAAGGCTAAAGATATTACAGATCGACTATTACCTGCTTGGGATACAACATCTGGCATCCCCTATAATAGGATAAACCTAGCTCATGGACGAGCCCATAATCCTGGATGGACCAAT GGTGACAGTATCCTTGCAGATTCTGGTACCGAGCAACTTGAATTCATAGCTCTGTCACAGAGGACTGGGGATCCCAAATACCAGCAGAAG GCGGAGAACGTCATCACACAGCTTCAGAAGATATATCCCAGTGATGGTTTGCTTCCTATCTACATAAATCCTCATTCTGGGACAGCATCATACTCAACTATCACATTTGGTGCTATGGGAGATAG CTTCTACGAATATTTGCTCAAGGTCTGGGTCCAGGGGAATAAAACTGAGCATGTAAAACACTACAG ACAAATGTGGGAGACATCAATGGAAGGTCTATTAAGTTTAACCAAGAAAACTACACCATCTAATTACTACTACATTTGTGAAAAGAATGGTGGCTCGTTATCTGACAAG ATGGATGAACTTGCTTGCTTTGCTCCTGGTATGCTGGCATTAGGAGCCTCTGGTTATGGACCAGAAAAATCAGAGCAAATTATGAATCTTGCAAAAGAG CTTGCTAGGACCTGCTATAATTTCTACCAAACCACTCCCACGAAGTTGGCTGGAGAAAATTATTTTTTCCATACTGGACAG GACATGAGTGTGGGCACATCGTGGAACATCTTGAGACCGGAGACTGTTGAATCACTTATGTACCTGTGGCGCTTGACGGGGAATAAAACATACCAAGATTGGGGGTGGGACATATTCCaggcatttgagaagaactcccgCATAGAATCTGGATATGTGGGACTGAGAGAT GTGAACACTGGTGAAAAAGATAACATGATGCAGAGCTTCTTCCTGGCAGAGACGCTCAAGTACCTCTACCTACTTTTCTCCCCTCCATCAGTCATATCCTTCGACGAGTGGGTTTTCAATACTGAAGCTCACCCATTGAGAATTGTTCCAGTAAATGATAACAAAGGCATTGGAACGCCGGTCCGACCATTCGGGAGAAAACAGGGAAAGCCTGAGTAA
- the LOC8072302 gene encoding putative DNA ligase 4 — translation MAAKVRFSLLVAMFQAMSGDKSSAKKRSRLRAFLDRAYVPSGGRDDYFSALRLVLPGLDRERGTYGLKEATLAAVLVDALGIAKDSADAVRLTNWRRGGGFRNAGNFGLVAAEVLQRRQGLTSGGLTIKEVNDALDRLAATENRSEKASILSNLIKKTNAAEMKWLLMIILKDLKLGISEKSIFEEFHPDAQDLFNVTCDLKFVCEKLNDRSQRHKRQDIEIGKAVRPQLAMRVRDASAAWKKLHGKQVVAECKFDGDRIQIHKNGEEIHFFSRSFLDHSEYTHGMSNIIKENILVDRCILDGEMLVWDTVLNRFAEFGSNQEIAKAAREGLETDRQLCYVAFDILYAGDTSVIHQSLTERHQILQKVVKPLKGHLEILIPTGGLNVRRPSDEPCWSIIAHNVEDVERFFKETIENRDEGIILKDLDSKWEPGDRNGKWLKLKPDYIHAGADLDVIIIGGYYGSGRRGREVAQFLVGLAVPSDDNSYPKRFLSFCRVGTGLSDEERDALVTKLKPYFRKNEYPKKPPKFYEVTNNSKERPDVWIESPDKSVIISVTSDIRTIKSEVFASPYCLRFPRIQRVRYDKPWHECLDVQAFVDIVHSSNGTTQRVADDNSLKNDDTNRSRTNKKVEKKKCVSVIPSHLMKTDVSGLKGETLIFANMIFYFVNIPSSYNLEYFHKLVVENGGSFSMNLNDSVTHCIAAEKKGIKYQAALRQGRIIHYEWILDCCKEKHLLRLQPRYILFLADFARHKFPEEIDSYADYYYWDIEIADLKQIFSNIDKVAGDSNMVNQYKKKHCIDERFCFFQGCCVYLHNAPLVNADYNVISDLALKRVKQDLTMHGGQVCSSIAPATHLVVVSVLQAYNFDNLYKSFPPAERRYLHDKRLHVVSNKWLEDSVEKQMKLSETAYSLKPDTLEELEIERSEENVQPPDHKLEEHREVERSHAKNVPRKRTRPTSSRTARAAPRPVRRMRPRRGNQKAKIGDDVESEESGPSECQDDQNLDTDDTSKIEEGITSKKKGLPPPASKPARRTRAARGNQHTKIDDGGSEESGPCETGQDDQKLDTDYISNMEVDNSDKDCGPPPGAQLFTLGEQEAKGVKLNTVEEKPDSPFQRTTAAEAMSSAPGDKIEQMADPLHAMLLDMLPLLGKKGTEDASRAPLPKAEKDPPAGGSSTSNSEILAPDAGTSGVPAPDPNAAPPPKKKKVSYKDVASELLKDW, via the exons ATGGCGGCGAAGGTGCGGTTCAGCCTCCTGGTGGCGATGTTCCAGGCCATGTCGGGCGACAAGAGTTCGGCGAAGAAGCGCAGCCGCCTGCGCGCGTTCCTCGACCGCGCCTACGTGCCCAGCGGCGGTAGGGATGACTATTTCAGCGCGCTCCGCCTCGTGCTCCCGGGGCTCGACCGCGAGCGCGGCACCTACGGGCTCAAGGAGGCCACCCTCGCTGCCGTGCTTGTCGACGCCCTTGGCATCGCCAAGGACTCTGCCGACGCCGTCCGGCTCACCAACTGGCGCCGCGGCGGGGGTTTCCGCAACGCCGGCAACTTCGGGCTTGTGGCCGCTGAG GTCCTGCAACGGAGGCAGGGTTTAACTTCTGGTGGATTGACGATAAAGGAGGTTAACGATGCACTTGATCGTCTAGCTGCAACTGAGAACAG GTCCGAGAAGGCCTCAATACTTTCTAATCTGATCAAGAAAACCAATGCCGCTGAAATGAAGTGGCTTCTGATGATTATTCTTAAAG ATTTGAAATTGGGGATAAGTGAGAAGAGCATATTTGAAGAATTTCATCCTGATGCCCAAGATTTGTTCAATGTCACCTGTGACTTGAAATTTGTCTGCGAGAAGCTCAATGATCGAAGCCAGAGGCATAAACGTCAG GATATAGAAATTGGGAAGGCTGTTAGGCCTCAGCTAGCTATGAGAGTCCGTGATGCTTCAGCTGCTTGGAAGAAG CTTCATGGAAAACAAGTGGTTGCTGAGTGCAAATTCGATGGTGACCGTATTCAAATCCACAAAAACGGGGAAGAGATCCATTTCTTCTCTAG GAGCTTTCTTGATCACTCTGAATACACACATGGGATGTCAAATATTATTAAAGAAAATATCCTGGTTGACAG ATGTATATTGGATGGAGAAATGCTTGTCTGGGACACTGTACTTAACCGTTTTGCTGAATTTGGTTCAAACCAGGAAATAG CTAAGGCTGCAAGGGAGGGATTGGAGACTGATCGACAG TTGTGCT ATGTTGCTTTTGACATCCTTTATGCTGGAGACACCAGTGTTATCCACCAAAGTTTGACGGAGCGGCATCAAATTCTGCAGAAGGTTGTGAAACCATTAAAGGGTCATCTTGAGATTTTAATCCCAACAGGTGGTTTAAATGTTCGTCGCCCTTCAG ATGAACCATGCTGGTCGATTATTGCACACAATGTTGAAGATGTTGAAAGATTCTTCAAAGAGACTATTGAGAACAG AGATGAGGGCATTATACTGAAGGACCTTGATTCCAAATGGGAACCTGGTGACCGAAATGGAAAGTGGCTTAAACTAAAGCCTGATTATATACATGCGGGTGCCGATCTGGATGTTATTATTATAG GGGGATACTATGGATCTGGACGTCGAGGACGAGAG GTTGCACAGTTTTTAGTTGGCCTTGCAGTCCCTTCAGATGATAATAGTTATCCCAAAAG GTTTCTTTCATTTTGCCGTGTCGGTACTGGCCTCTCTGATGAAGAGCGTGATGCTCTTGTCACCAAACTGAAGCCTTATTTCAG GAAAAACGAGTACCCGAAAAAACCACCAAAATTTTATGAAGTTACAAATAACTCAAAGGAGAGGCCAGATGTTTGGATCGAGAGCCCTGATAA GTCAGTCATAATATCTGTAACAAGTGACATTCGTACAATCAAGTCCGAG GTATTTGCTTCTCCATACTGTTTGAGGTTCCCCCGTATTCAGAGAGTGAGATATGACAAGCCATGGCATGAGTGCCTTGATGTGCAGG CATTTGTGGACATTGTGCATTCAAGTAATGGTACAACACAAAGGGTGGCAGATGATAACAGCCTGAAGAATGATGACACGAATCGCTCAAGAACAAACAAAAAAGTGGAGAAGAAGAAGTGTGTCTCAGTCATCCCTTCACATCTCATGAAGACTGATGTATCAGGTCTTAAGGGAGAAACCCTGATATTTGCCAACATGATTTTCT ATTTTGTCAACATTCCATCATCTTATAATCtcgaatattttcataaactagtTGTGGAAAATGGGGGATCTTTCTCCATGAATCTGAATGACTCTGTTACGCACTGCATAGCTGCGGAGAAGAAAG GTATCAAATATCAGGCAGCTTTACGGCAGGGAAGGATCATTCACTATGAGTGGATATTAGATTGTTGTAAGGAAAAACATCTTCTTCGTTTGCAACCTAG GTATATActatttcttgctgattttgccAGGCACAAATTTCCTGAAGAGATTGATTCATATGCTGACTATTACTACTGGGACATTGAAATTGCTGACCTCAAGCAG ATTTTCAGCAACATCGACAAAGTTGCTGGTGATTCAAACATGGTTAATCAGTACAAAAAGAAGCATTGCATAGATGAGAGATTCTGTTTCTTCCAGGGTTGCTGTGTCTACTTGCATAATGCACCCTTAGT GAATGCGGACTACAATGTAATATCTGATCTTGCGCTGAAGAGGGTGAAGCAGGATCTAACAATGCATGGTGGTCAAGTCTGCAGCAGCATTGCTCCAGCTACTCATTTGGTTGTAGTTTCGGTTTTACAGGCCTATAACTTTGATAACCTGTACAAGAG CTTCCCTCCTGCTGAAAGACGTTATCTGCATGACAAACGATTACATGTTGTCAGTAATAAGTGGTTGGAAGATTCAGTTGAGAAACAAATGAAGCTCTCTGAAACTGCTTACAGCCTTAAACCAGAtacactagaagaactagaaattGAAAGGAG TGAGGAAAATGTTCAGCCTCCGGATCATAAGCTTGAGGAACACAGGGAAGTTGAAAGATCTCATGCGAAAAATGTACCAAGGAAAAGGACCAGGCCAACCAGTTCAAGAACTGCAAGGGCTGCTCCTAGACCAGTCCGGCGAATGAGGCCTAGAAGAGGAAACCAGAAAGCAAAAATAGGTGATGATGTTGAATCTGAAGAAAGTGGCCCCAGCGAATGTCAAGATGATCAAAATTTGGACACAGATGATACCTCTAAGATTGAAGAAGGTATTACCAGCAAAAAGAAAGGACTCCCTCCACCTGCTTCTAAACCAGCCCGGAGAACAAGGGCTGCCAGAGGAAATCAGCATACAAAGATAGACGATGGCGGATCTGAAGAAAGCGGGCCTTGTGAAACAGGGCAAGATGATCAGAAGTTGGACACAGATTACATCTCTAATATGGAAGTTGATAACAGTGATAAAGACTGTGGACCACCGCCTGGTGCTCAGCTTTTCACATTGGGGGAGCAAGAGGCCAAAGGTGTCAAATTGAACACCGTGGAAGAGAAACCAGACAGTCCTTTCCAAAGAACAACTGCTGCTGAAGCGATGAGTAGTGCGCCTGGTGACAAGATAGAACAAATGGCTGATCCATTGCACGCCATGCTTCTGGATATGTTGCCACTCCTGGGCAAGAAAGGGACAGAAGATGCAAGTAGGGCACCCTTGCCGAAAGCTGAGAAGGATCCACCTGCAGGAGGAAGTTCCACATCCAATTCTGAGATTCTGGCGCCAGATGCTGGTACATCCGGGGTTCCAGCCCCAGACCCGAATGCAGCTCCTCCCCCGAAGAAGAAAAAAGTGAGTTACAAAGATGTCGCTAGTGAACTTCTGAAAGATTGGTGA